From Draconibacterium halophilum, one genomic window encodes:
- a CDS encoding 3-keto-disaccharide hydrolase has protein sequence MKKLKPIILLIAIALTAFVPAQAQRVESDSPLIGKWDLTINITEAQIESLGLFRHGLMASDGFPGWLQVKLSGFSTLVGYYVGYEGSARPIAEIKYNADEDKYHFTIPPQWMDIDDLYFEFSLKDDKLSGYQMLDGNKLEWIGVRAPSLKREEPPIWGNPINLITENMDRWKIPASNKFQMIDGVMVNTESGGNLISNQKFNDFKLHVEFRYPAGSNSGIYLRGRHELQIEDSKGRTDIVSIGGIYGFIKPAVYAAKKPGEWQTYDVTLVGRHVTVFLNGTEIISNRPIPGITGGSLDSNEGEPGPFMIQGDHGPVEFRKFVVTPSVN, from the coding sequence ATGAAAAAGCTAAAACCTATTATTTTATTAATTGCAATTGCTTTAACAGCTTTTGTACCTGCGCAGGCACAACGCGTTGAAAGTGACTCGCCATTGATTGGCAAATGGGATCTTACCATAAATATTACTGAGGCTCAGATCGAGAGTCTTGGACTCTTCAGACACGGATTAATGGCGTCAGACGGTTTCCCGGGATGGCTTCAAGTTAAATTATCGGGCTTTTCCACTCTTGTTGGATATTATGTAGGATACGAAGGTAGTGCAAGGCCAATTGCTGAAATTAAGTACAATGCCGATGAGGATAAATATCATTTTACCATTCCGCCACAATGGATGGATATTGATGATTTATATTTTGAGTTCTCCTTAAAAGATGATAAACTTTCGGGTTATCAAATGCTTGATGGTAATAAGTTGGAATGGATAGGTGTTCGCGCTCCGTCGTTGAAAAGAGAAGAACCGCCAATTTGGGGAAATCCCATAAATCTGATTACCGAAAACATGGACCGGTGGAAAATTCCGGCAAGCAATAAATTTCAGATGATTGATGGTGTAATGGTTAACACCGAATCTGGTGGTAATTTAATTTCTAATCAAAAATTTAACGATTTCAAACTTCATGTAGAGTTTCGGTATCCGGCAGGAAGTAACAGCGGAATTTATCTGCGTGGCCGCCACGAACTTCAGATCGAAGATTCAAAAGGAAGAACTGATATTGTAAGTATTGGTGGAATATACGGTTTTATTAAACCAGCGGTTTATGCTGCTAAAAAGCCGGGCGAGTGGCAAACTTATGACGTTACGCTTGTTGGTCGTCATGTTACAGTGTTCCTCAACGGAACTGAAATAATTTCTAATCGTCCTATTCCAGGAATTACCGGAGGCTCGCTCGACAGTAATGAAGGAGAACCCGGGCCATTTATGATACAGGGTGATCACGGACCGGTGGAATTTCGCAAGTTTGTTGTTACACCGTCAGTTAACTAA
- a CDS encoding PspC domain-containing protein, producing MKKTLTINISGTIFHIEEDAYEALQKYMVILKNYFGKDDEGNEIFADIEARIAEIFTEKTGGKNQAVTLDWVEELIETLGTPENFSEEAGEEEPLAGQKSRKRKLYRDPEQTVIAGVCGGLAAYFNMDPVVIRLIVVLLVLVTSGAGLLVYIILWIIVPKAVTTTQRLEMQGEEVTVKNIEKFLKDEVDAVKESYKKMRKSSFFSRKKS from the coding sequence ATGAAAAAGACATTGACAATAAACATTAGCGGCACCATATTCCATATAGAAGAAGACGCATATGAGGCGCTGCAGAAATACATGGTAATTCTGAAAAATTACTTTGGAAAAGATGATGAAGGCAACGAAATTTTCGCAGATATTGAAGCCAGAATTGCAGAAATATTCACCGAAAAAACGGGTGGAAAAAATCAAGCTGTTACTCTTGATTGGGTAGAGGAGTTAATTGAAACTTTGGGTACTCCTGAAAATTTCTCGGAAGAGGCTGGAGAAGAAGAACCATTGGCAGGACAGAAATCGAGGAAAAGAAAACTTTATCGTGATCCTGAACAAACAGTTATTGCAGGAGTATGTGGCGGACTGGCTGCTTATTTTAACATGGATCCGGTGGTGATAAGATTAATTGTTGTTTTACTCGTTCTGGTAACATCGGGAGCGGGTCTGTTGGTTTATATTATTCTATGGATAATTGTGCCAAAGGCAGTTACTACAACACAACGGCTTGAAATGCAAGGAGAAGAGGTTACGGTAAAAAACATTGAGAAATTTCTGAAAGATGAAGTGGATGCCGTAAAAGAGAGTTATAAAAAAATGAGGAAATCCAGTTTTTTTTCAAGAAAAAAGTCGTGA
- a CDS encoding PadR family transcriptional regulator has protein sequence MKIENTKAQMRKGVLEYCILLVCKAEPVYAINVINGLRDANMIVVEGTIYPLLTRLKNDGLLTYRWEESNQGPPRKYYELTEKGRDFLSELEESWGELVSAVRRVKTNRA, from the coding sequence ATGAAAATAGAAAACACAAAAGCGCAAATGAGAAAAGGGGTATTAGAATACTGTATCTTGCTGGTTTGTAAAGCAGAACCTGTGTACGCAATTAACGTTATTAATGGTTTGCGTGATGCCAATATGATAGTAGTAGAAGGTACAATTTACCCATTACTAACCCGATTAAAGAATGATGGATTATTAACGTACCGCTGGGAAGAATCTAACCAGGGACCACCGCGAAAATATTATGAGCTGACCGAAAAAGGCAGGGATTTTTTAAGCGAGCTGGAAGAATCGTGGGGAGAATTGGTTAGTGCTGTTCGCAGGGTTAAAACAAATAGAGCATAA
- a CDS encoding hybrid sensor histidine kinase/response regulator transcription factor, giving the protein MSIFILFELFILLLFLIVHRNTNIFALINLYFYVLFSFAAVLYFGGILYSGGVVFIGLAGALNSLAFLKPGQIRYIFIVYISTVIVEAFLQPFLTKVPEITPTINHVLFVLHLLVVAKVFYDHLNTYIRESIRAKKMEAEQLKEMEKIKTDFYTNITHEFKTPLTVILGLTNPDSKISKTSFSNYIPMIRRNAMRLLQLVNQMLDLSKLEAQIMQVNYIQTDIISYFRQLIEPFRHLANEKEINLHFQTTVKELYMDFDPERMDSLVGNLLMNAIKYSSKNSLISFNVSKLKGEDKLYNIGYSIFPPRRYYPDRLLKLEIKDTGIGITKEEIPLIFNRFYRVSRNNHELKEGAGIGLLLVKEIVKLLNGNLFICSKPGKGTEIIVLLPLTNKANQTEPGTASAQIIAGNGKHPEFKSPQPKAGKELPHLLLIEDNDDVVTYLETVTANFYKIERAGNGIQGIEMALKSVPDIIISDILMPGKNGYEVCNTLKKNFRTSHVPIILLTAKSDKSSQIEGFEKGADAYITKPFNPRELLLRLQKLIENRDKLKAKYKTLAIVSDIQQAKAPGPDEQFLIKTKQVLEKRFSDEDFNPVELSNHLGMSRSQLFRKIKALTGLSASHFICFYRLSVAREKIEKTNLNISEIAYEVGFKDPAYFSRVFTREFGMAPNIFRQKHHN; this is encoded by the coding sequence ATGAGTATTTTTATCCTTTTTGAGTTATTCATCTTGCTACTATTTTTGATAGTGCATCGGAATACAAACATATTTGCACTTATTAACCTCTATTTCTATGTACTGTTCTCGTTTGCTGCCGTGCTTTATTTTGGAGGAATTTTATACTCAGGTGGAGTTGTTTTTATTGGTCTTGCAGGTGCCCTTAATTCCTTAGCTTTTTTAAAGCCCGGTCAAATACGGTATATTTTTATCGTTTATATTTCCACGGTTATTGTTGAGGCATTCTTGCAGCCGTTTCTTACCAAAGTTCCAGAAATTACACCAACCATTAACCATGTTCTTTTTGTACTTCACCTGCTTGTTGTGGCTAAGGTGTTTTACGATCATCTCAATACTTATATCCGGGAAAGTATTCGGGCAAAAAAAATGGAAGCCGAGCAATTAAAAGAGATGGAAAAAATAAAAACCGACTTTTACACCAACATTACCCACGAATTCAAAACCCCGTTGACTGTAATTCTTGGTTTAACCAATCCGGATTCAAAAATTTCAAAAACAAGTTTTTCGAACTATATTCCGATGATTAGACGAAATGCAATGCGGCTTCTTCAATTGGTAAACCAGATGCTCGATCTTTCGAAACTGGAAGCACAAATAATGCAGGTTAATTATATACAAACTGATATTATCTCCTATTTCCGACAGCTTATTGAACCTTTCAGGCATTTGGCAAACGAAAAGGAAATTAACCTACATTTTCAAACCACAGTAAAGGAATTATACATGGATTTTGATCCGGAAAGAATGGATTCTTTAGTTGGGAATCTTTTAATGAACGCTATTAAATATTCTTCCAAGAATTCCCTCATCAGTTTTAACGTTTCGAAACTCAAAGGAGAAGATAAACTGTACAATATAGGTTATTCAATATTCCCACCTAGAAGATACTACCCAGATCGTTTACTAAAACTGGAAATAAAAGATACCGGAATTGGAATTACAAAAGAGGAAATTCCGCTAATCTTTAACCGGTTTTACAGGGTTAGCAGAAACAACCATGAACTCAAAGAAGGTGCAGGAATCGGATTACTTTTAGTGAAAGAAATAGTTAAGTTGCTAAACGGAAACTTGTTTATATGCAGCAAACCCGGGAAAGGAACAGAGATTATTGTTTTATTACCACTCACAAACAAGGCTAATCAAACTGAACCGGGAACAGCCTCTGCGCAAATCATAGCCGGCAACGGTAAACATCCGGAATTCAAATCACCACAGCCAAAAGCAGGAAAAGAACTACCACATTTGCTACTAATTGAAGACAACGATGATGTGGTTACCTACCTGGAAACAGTTACCGCCAATTTTTATAAAATTGAACGAGCTGGAAATGGAATTCAGGGAATTGAAATGGCGCTTAAAAGTGTTCCAGATATTATTATATCCGACATTTTAATGCCTGGCAAAAATGGGTACGAGGTGTGTAATACGTTGAAAAAGAACTTTAGGACTAGCCATGTTCCAATTATTCTTTTAACAGCAAAAAGCGATAAATCATCACAAATTGAGGGGTTTGAAAAAGGGGCTGATGCGTATATTACCAAACCTTTTAATCCGCGCGAACTGTTGCTGCGTTTGCAAAAGCTGATTGAAAACCGCGACAAATTAAAAGCCAAATATAAAACGCTTGCCATTGTATCCGATATTCAGCAGGCAAAAGCGCCCGGGCCCGATGAGCAGTTTCTAATAAAAACGAAACAAGTTCTGGAAAAACGTTTTTCCGATGAAGATTTTAACCCTGTTGAACTGTCGAATCATCTGGGTATGTCACGCTCTCAGTTGTTCCGAAAAATTAAAGCATTAACGGGCTTGTCGGCATCGCATTTTATATGCTTTTACCGGCTATCTGTTGCCCGGGAAAAAATTGAAAAAACCAATTTAAACATCTCGGAAATAGCTTACGAGGTTGGCTTTAAAGATCCTGCCTATTTTTCAAGAGTTTTTACGAGAGAGTTTGGCATGGCACCAAATATTTTTCGTCAAAAACATCACAATTAA
- a CDS encoding SMP-30/gluconolactonase/LRE family protein produces MKRLVFFMVMILLVSCDNENTFSDDDLREIEKSAAVQAFPDIIELPFGFQPEGITTGPNHNFYVGSLVSGQIYKGNLKTGEGNILYAPLGMDQTIGLSLDSRTGYLYAAKGLLGTGAVYDSKTGNLIASIPLAAPFNSMINDVVVTRKAAYFTSSLEPVLYKVPLLNNGNLPETVEVIALPLAGDFSMEPHPMIPQLGAFANGIDATPNGKHLILANTGRGELYHVNPLTGESSLIDLGGVLLPFADGMLLDGEMLYVVQNMMNQVAVIMLNDDFVSGALVGTINDVDFGVPTTIAEFGARLYLVNAHFDVAPPTGSFPDVEFEVVSVPKYEEDN; encoded by the coding sequence ATGAAAAGATTAGTATTTTTTATGGTAATGATACTTCTTGTATCGTGCGACAACGAAAACACATTTTCCGATGACGATTTACGCGAAATAGAAAAGTCGGCTGCTGTACAAGCTTTTCCCGATATTATTGAACTCCCCTTTGGATTTCAGCCGGAAGGAATTACAACCGGCCCCAACCACAATTTTTATGTCGGCTCGCTGGTAAGTGGACAAATCTACAAGGGGAACCTGAAAACCGGAGAAGGAAACATTCTTTACGCACCATTAGGAATGGATCAGACAATAGGATTATCGCTTGATTCGAGAACAGGCTATTTGTATGCAGCCAAAGGATTATTAGGAACAGGTGCGGTTTATGATTCAAAAACCGGCAACCTTATCGCTTCTATTCCTCTCGCAGCACCTTTTAATTCAATGATCAACGATGTGGTGGTTACAAGAAAGGCTGCCTATTTTACCAGTTCGCTTGAGCCGGTGCTTTATAAAGTTCCTCTTTTAAATAATGGAAACTTACCCGAAACTGTTGAAGTAATTGCTTTGCCCTTAGCCGGCGATTTCAGTATGGAACCACATCCAATGATTCCACAGCTGGGTGCTTTTGCCAACGGAATTGATGCAACACCAAACGGCAAACATTTGATTCTTGCTAATACGGGCCGCGGCGAACTATATCATGTAAATCCGTTAACCGGAGAATCTTCACTGATTGATTTGGGCGGAGTATTACTTCCTTTTGCCGATGGAATGCTACTTGACGGAGAAATGCTTTACGTGGTGCAGAATATGATGAACCAGGTAGCTGTAATAATGTTGAATGACGACTTCGTATCCGGAGCGCTGGTTGGCACCATAAACGATGTTGATTTTGGCGTACCAACTACTATTGCCGAATTTGGTGCCCGCCTTTACCTGGTAAATGCTCATTTTGATGTGGCACCACCAACCGGAAGTTTTCCTGATGTTGAATTTGAAGTTGTTAGTGTTCCAAAATATGAGGAAGATAATTAG
- a CDS encoding outer membrane beta-barrel family protein, protein MEFTRIFDLKEKTITKNKANLDGCINLKKLLLLFILSMITFSVFAQPTFTIEGALQSKNNGEVVPFATLALHRLPDSSLVSGTISNAQGNFQISANEKGKYFLEISHIGFNAKTVNVNLNEKTKICTDEILLNEKTVKMESLTIVGERLKAKSDGNTTTYFMNKKLKDASFSGGDVLKHIPGIQTDFMQNISLEGSSKLILRVNGIERDIDYLRRLEASKIDKIEVISAPGSKYDAAVTGVINIVLEEKETGLSGHAYIEVPTSAETMYLFPSYSLNYGREKFNFYTSYNGEISYFDIENTEKRKIQSEVENTTIAVLENVRQKNWSHKFHFGSDFIPDKSNQFNFYGFLNPYSWEQDGQIHLDRQHENESNKSWSVTKNDDDKNFQSFASLYYKHIFVNKQEITTDISYYNLQANNSINFLSDSSSSTSPGNLKYTSQPNETRGILKLDYTHPFAENWQLNSGIKTSCSVLKDNANHNFRFKENIWAAYGELLFSKSVFEVQLGLRAEKSVSSLKDGFQNDEFDVLPHFLFNWKINSANQLKVIYRKSLNRPGLYELNPTESRSDPLKLNVGNPALTPEVSHYWATDFSSAFRGNFVSARVFLQQFNNSIQPFSYINDEAIFISQYQNMGDIFQYGLQVKGSLKLHKRITVNPYLQVFNIRSKTNGLAPEVDSENIALQSGLSTLISFTNGWSASFQLQYDMGLQYFQNKTYNDALYFVSVEKNINDKIKIGITSAVPFKNSVTYQATDISGSNFESNWQGNIRTNGFPLWLKLSYRFDSGKKVNKIQRVKEEIKVVPKKGF, encoded by the coding sequence ATGGAATTTACAAGAATTTTCGATTTAAAAGAAAAGACTATCACAAAAAACAAGGCCAATTTGGATGGCTGCATAAATTTGAAAAAATTGCTTCTGCTGTTTATTTTAAGCATGATAACTTTTTCTGTTTTTGCTCAGCCGACATTTACAATTGAAGGAGCCTTGCAATCAAAAAACAATGGAGAAGTGGTTCCGTTTGCCACGCTTGCGTTGCATCGTTTACCTGATTCATCACTGGTTTCAGGTACCATCAGTAATGCCCAGGGAAATTTTCAAATTAGTGCAAACGAAAAGGGTAAATATTTTCTCGAAATTTCGCACATCGGATTTAACGCCAAAACCGTAAATGTGAATTTAAATGAAAAGACGAAAATCTGCACTGATGAGATTTTATTGAATGAGAAAACGGTAAAAATGGAATCGTTGACAATTGTTGGAGAAAGATTGAAAGCTAAATCTGATGGCAATACGACAACTTATTTCATGAATAAAAAACTGAAAGACGCTTCATTTTCTGGGGGCGACGTTTTAAAACACATCCCGGGTATTCAAACCGATTTTATGCAGAACATTTCACTGGAAGGAAGCAGCAAACTCATTTTACGTGTAAATGGAATAGAGCGTGATATCGATTATTTACGTCGCCTGGAGGCATCAAAAATTGACAAAATTGAAGTGATTTCGGCTCCCGGTTCAAAATACGATGCCGCCGTAACTGGTGTTATCAATATTGTGCTGGAGGAAAAGGAAACGGGATTAAGCGGACATGCATATATTGAAGTGCCGACTTCTGCCGAAACAATGTATCTTTTCCCCAGTTACAGTTTGAATTACGGACGAGAGAAATTTAATTTTTATACTTCGTACAACGGAGAAATTAGTTATTTTGATATAGAAAATACTGAAAAGCGGAAAATTCAATCGGAAGTAGAAAACACAACCATAGCTGTTTTGGAAAATGTCCGGCAGAAAAACTGGTCGCATAAGTTTCATTTCGGAAGTGATTTCATACCCGACAAAAGCAACCAATTCAATTTTTATGGATTTCTTAATCCATACTCATGGGAGCAGGACGGGCAGATACATCTTGACAGACAACATGAAAATGAGTCTAATAAAAGTTGGTCAGTTACAAAAAACGACGATGATAAAAATTTTCAGTCGTTTGCATCGCTATACTACAAGCATATTTTTGTGAACAAACAGGAAATAACAACGGACATCAGTTATTATAACCTGCAGGCCAATAATTCCATAAACTTTTTATCCGATAGTTCTTCTAGTACTTCTCCGGGCAACTTAAAATACACCAGTCAGCCCAATGAAACAAGGGGTATTCTGAAACTTGATTATACACACCCTTTTGCTGAGAATTGGCAATTAAACTCAGGAATAAAAACCTCCTGTTCAGTTTTAAAAGATAATGCAAATCATAATTTCCGATTTAAGGAGAATATCTGGGCGGCTTATGGCGAATTGCTTTTTTCTAAATCTGTTTTCGAAGTGCAGCTTGGGTTGCGGGCTGAAAAGTCGGTTTCATCGCTCAAAGACGGATTTCAGAACGATGAATTTGATGTGTTGCCACATTTTTTGTTCAACTGGAAAATTAACTCTGCCAACCAACTGAAGGTAATCTATCGAAAATCGTTGAACCGACCGGGCTTGTATGAATTGAACCCAACTGAAAGCCGAAGTGATCCACTAAAATTAAATGTGGGGAATCCGGCATTAACGCCTGAGGTTTCGCACTATTGGGCAACAGATTTTTCATCGGCATTTCGGGGTAACTTCGTCTCGGCAAGAGTGTTTCTGCAGCAATTCAATAATTCAATTCAACCCTTCAGCTACATCAATGACGAAGCAATATTTATTTCGCAATACCAAAATATGGGCGACATTTTTCAATACGGATTACAGGTGAAGGGTTCGCTGAAACTGCATAAGAGGATAACGGTAAATCCATATTTGCAAGTTTTTAATATTCGCAGCAAAACAAATGGATTGGCGCCTGAAGTGGATTCAGAAAACATTGCGCTGCAATCCGGTCTTTCAACACTGATATCTTTTACAAACGGGTGGTCGGCTTCGTTTCAGCTTCAATATGATATGGGTTTGCAATACTTTCAAAACAAAACCTATAACGATGCGCTCTACTTTGTTTCTGTTGAAAAAAATATAAATGACAAAATTAAAATTGGTATTACCAGTGCTGTCCCTTTTAAAAATTCGGTAACCTATCAGGCAACTGATATTTCGGGCAGCAATTTCGAAAGTAACTGGCAAGGAAATATCAGGACAAATGGATTTCCACTATGGCTGAAACTGAGCTACCGATTTGATTCGGGGAAAAAAGTGAATAAAATTCAGCGAGTAAAGGAAGAAATTAAAGTTGTTCCGAAAAAGGGGTTTTGA
- a CDS encoding LytR/AlgR family response regulator transcription factor, with translation MVSIIDKIWLKDYPQNYLIKKPIAGALVLAFFCFVMLMIYKPVSNQGVSNLPYIQTMAVYCLSAGLAAYIAIRLFKTIKWFSSKNVWNLLKEMVFIVLIMLIIGIVIYLLAFLLEPPSDRWNLATFFDSFKYGFFTGIIPFAFFTAINYQSLFITRISVIEDSSQKMPLENKIQIRSKLKKEELTFYPSQLIYAESDGNYVVFQLLVNGKIKQEMIRNSMSEVERQLSDFPEFHRTHRAFIVNLKKVANKKGNSSGYHLTLNNTEFEVPVSRQNTKSFDENLKKIQN, from the coding sequence ATGGTCAGCATAATTGACAAGATTTGGTTAAAAGATTATCCGCAGAATTACCTGATTAAAAAGCCGATAGCAGGTGCATTGGTTTTGGCCTTTTTTTGTTTTGTAATGTTAATGATATACAAACCTGTTAGCAATCAGGGAGTCAGCAATTTACCATACATACAAACTATGGCTGTGTATTGTTTGAGCGCAGGACTAGCAGCTTACATAGCTATCAGGTTATTTAAAACTATCAAGTGGTTTTCCAGTAAAAACGTATGGAATCTTTTGAAAGAGATGGTTTTTATTGTACTGATTATGCTTATAATCGGGATCGTGATATATCTGCTGGCATTTTTGCTCGAACCTCCCTCTGATCGTTGGAACCTGGCTACTTTTTTTGATTCATTTAAATATGGCTTTTTTACCGGAATTATTCCATTTGCCTTTTTTACTGCCATTAACTATCAGTCGCTTTTTATAACCAGAATTTCGGTAATAGAAGACTCTTCTCAGAAAATGCCACTTGAAAATAAAATTCAAATCCGCTCGAAACTTAAAAAGGAGGAACTAACGTTTTATCCTTCACAATTGATTTATGCTGAATCTGACGGGAATTATGTGGTATTTCAGCTGCTGGTAAACGGCAAAATAAAACAAGAAATGATACGCAATTCGATGAGTGAAGTAGAACGACAGCTTTCCGATTTTCCTGAATTTCATAGAACGCACCGGGCGTTTATAGTCAACCTAAAAAAAGTGGCAAATAAAAAGGGGAATTCTTCAGGTTATCATTTAACACTCAATAACACAGAATTTGAAGTACCGGTATCACGCCAGAACACCAAATCTTTTGATGAAAACCTGAAGAAAATCCAAAACTAA